From a single Apostichopus japonicus isolate 1M-3 chromosome 12, ASM3797524v1, whole genome shotgun sequence genomic region:
- the LOC139977663 gene encoding uncharacterized protein, which translates to MCKSFPKLPADDLTIHFDLDCVSCVTQKDWFNENISIYIEDSHVLQKRTVMQYKSAEWQSARKKRLTASNFGKVLARKKPPTEAMFKDIYGTKDLSKVASIQHGLSKEKEALSIYIKQMKKKIPNFCVFDSGLVVNPKHPHLGCTPDGKVFNPALKPCFGLLEIKCPMTQRGKKVEEIVKSHDFYFELKDNSEEYILKREQKFGYFTQVQGQMALTCLKWCDFIVYLSDSNEMIATRVPFDEEYWTVIALPKLNSFFIIDVIAYRNSPIDFCLYIYGKEPFDYTMLY; encoded by the coding sequence ATGTGTAAGTCATTTCCAAAATTACCTGCTGATGACTTAACTATACATTTTGATCTGGATTGTGTGTCCTGTGTTACACAAAAGGATTggtttaatgaaaatatatccATTTACATTGAGGATTCTCATGTACTTCAGAAAAGGACAGTCATGCAGTATAAGTCTGCTGAATGGCAGTCAGCACGTAAGAAAAGATTAACAGCGTCAAACTTTGGCAAAGTTCTTGCTCGAAAAAAACCTCCCACAGAAGCCATGTTCAAAGACATTTATGGTACAAAGGATTTGAGTAAAGTAGCTTCAATTCAACATGGATTgtcaaaagaaaaggaagcctTAAGTATTTAcattaaacaaatgaaaaagaaaattccaaattttTGTGTCTTTGATTCCGGACTTGTTGTAAATCCCAAGCACCCACACCTAGGATGTACCCCTGATGGAAAGGTTTTTAACCCAGCTCTCAAGCCTTGTTTCGGATTACTTGAAATAAAGTGCCCAATGACGCAACGAGGAAAGAAGGTGGAGGAGATTGTGAAATCCCATGACTTTTATTTTGAACTTAAAGACAACAGTGAGGAATACATTCTTAAACGTGAACAAAAGTTTGGTTACTTTACCCAAGTGCAAGGTCAGATGGCCCTAACTTGTTTAAAATGGTGTGATTTCATTGTTTATTTGAGtgacagtaatgaaatgatTGCTACAAGAGTTccttttgatgaagaatatTGGACTGTCATTGCTTTACCAAAGCTTAACTCATTCTTCATCATTGATGTCATAGCTTATAGGAATAGTCCcattgatttttgtttatacatatatggtaAAGAACCTTTCGACTACACTATGCTGTACTGA